GAATTCCTGGTAGGTCAGTTACATTTTTATTTTCCAATTCAAAAAAAGTGGATTCTTGGTGCATTTGCAATCTGCCAATTAACATTTGCGGCGAAGGACCGACAGTAATATTCTTGTATTCAATAATACCAAGTTTGAAATCTGGAATCAGATTCGCCAGATTTGGTGAAATTTGAATTTCCAACCTTTCCACCTCCAAAATATCTTGAATTTAGTTTATCATATATAAATGTGATCCTAAAAAATTATAATATCCTTCTTAAGAAAGGAGGCATTTTGATGGATATAAAGCAGCTCAAACAAGAAGTCATTGCCTATAGTAAACAAATTGGAATCGATAAAATTGGCTTTACAACAGCCAATACTTTTGATGAACTTAAAAATAGATTAATTCGACAGCAAGAACTAAATTTTCAATCAGGGTTTGAAGAACCAGACATTGATAAGCGTGTGACACCTTCATTACTTTTAGAAGAGCCACGTTCAATTATATCTATTGCGGTTGCATACCCATCAAAGATGAAAATCCGTGTTGAAAGCAAAAATGGTGAAAGAAGAGGAATTTTTTGCAGAGCATCATGGGGTATGGACTATCACACCATTATTAGGGATCGGTTAAAAAAGCTTGAGGATTTTATTTCAGCTAAGGTTCCAGGTGCACGGTTAAAATCAATGGTGGACACGGGGGAACTTTCTGACCGGGCTGTAGCAGAAAGAGCAGGTATTGGGTGGAGCGGAAAAAACTGTTCAATTATTACTCCTGAGTTTGGATCATATGTATATCTAGGTGAGATGATTACAAGTATTCCGTTTGCACCTGATACCCCTATGGAGGATCAATGTGGATCTTGCACTAAATGTTTGGATGCATGTCCAACTGGAGCATTGGTGCAAGGAGGACAGATTAATGCGCAGCGTTGTATTGGTTTTTTAACACAAACAAAAGGCTTTGTCCCTGATGAATTTAGGGATAAGATCGGGAACAGAATATATGGATGTGATTCATGTCAAACAGCCTGTCCCGTCAACAAAGGGAAGGATTTTCATTTTCATCACGAAATTGAGCCAGACCCAGAAGTAGTTAAACCATTATTAATTCCGATTTTAAAAATGAGCAATCGAGAATTTAAGGAGAGGTTCGGAAACCTTGCTGGTTCTTGGCGAGGGAAAAAGCCAATTCAACGAAATGCTATTATTGCCCTTGCTCATTTTAAAGATGAAACGGCAGTACCACAGTTAATTGATGTAATGAAGAGTGATTCAAGGCCTGTAATCAGAGGAACTGTAGCATGGGCACTTGGGAAAATTGGTGGCGAGAGAGCACTAGCTGCACTTAAAGAGGCTAAGGAGAAAGAAATCGATTTAGAGGTCCAACTGGAAATTGAAAAGGGATTAAAATTTTTTAGCTAAGTAGAACTTATATAAGGGGCTCGCCATTCGAAGCGTTTTCTTAATAAAGGAGTGAACAACACTCCTTTATTTTTTTTGATTCAAAATCCTTTTCTCTACATATGTATGGAAAGAAAGGGGTGAAAAGGATGCAAAAACAACTACAGGATTTATTTGAAGAGAGAGTCAACCAGTATGTATCTGATTCAAGGAAAATGAATTCAATGTACCCAAAGGCAGAAAAGAAAAAGGAAGCTTGTGCGAAAAGATCCGCTGAGATTGTTAAAGTGAAGGCAACAGGGAGAATAATTGACAACATGGTTAAAGAGGACCTTAAGATAGCTAAGTACCAGGCTCATTTCCAATTTTTAATAAAACAAAATGATAAACTTTATATGGAAGAAGAAGTGGAATGGAGAGAAGCTAAATTCTATAAAAACACCTTGATTTCTGACGAGGAAATAGTGCCTTTTGAATATCAAGACCATCAAGAGGTTGATGGTGCCCTAATTCCTATTGAGGAGGGAGGTCAGCGACTTAGCTATGAATACAACCGTTTAAAAGTTGTACAATATGCTGAGAACTGGTGGAATAGCTATAACCCCGCCTACAAAAAGTTTGAAGTGGATTGTAC
The Neobacillus sp. PS3-40 genome window above contains:
- the queG gene encoding tRNA epoxyqueuosine(34) reductase QueG, producing MDIKQLKQEVIAYSKQIGIDKIGFTTANTFDELKNRLIRQQELNFQSGFEEPDIDKRVTPSLLLEEPRSIISIAVAYPSKMKIRVESKNGERRGIFCRASWGMDYHTIIRDRLKKLEDFISAKVPGARLKSMVDTGELSDRAVAERAGIGWSGKNCSIITPEFGSYVYLGEMITSIPFAPDTPMEDQCGSCTKCLDACPTGALVQGGQINAQRCIGFLTQTKGFVPDEFRDKIGNRIYGCDSCQTACPVNKGKDFHFHHEIEPDPEVVKPLLIPILKMSNREFKERFGNLAGSWRGKKPIQRNAIIALAHFKDETAVPQLIDVMKSDSRPVIRGTVAWALGKIGGERALAALKEAKEKEIDLEVQLEIEKGLKFFS
- a CDS encoding amidase domain-containing protein gives rise to the protein MQKQLQDLFEERVNQYVSDSRKMNSMYPKAEKKKEACAKRSAEIVKVKATGRIIDNMVKEDLKIAKYQAHFQFLIKQNDKLYMEEEVEWREAKFYKNTLISDEEIVPFEYQDHQEVDGALIPIEEGGQRLSYEYNRLKVVQYAENWWNSYNPAYKKFEVDCTNFISQCLHTGGAPMNGFPNRGRGWWLRNNNWSYSWAVANSLRLFLANPQNALKAREVKSPDQLLLGDVICYDFEGDGRYNHNTVVTGKDPLGMPLVNAHTYNSRMRYWAYEDSTAYTPKIKYKFFTINDGR